In Shewanella sp. GD04112, the following proteins share a genomic window:
- a CDS encoding toll/interleukin-1 receptor domain-containing protein, with protein sequence MARCTAPVRGHSSAAAAANCPACRYKSRGYGSYNGYSSPYSYSSASSYSSSSGGSSRSSKPRWSKPSSTVSYTSSQIQSLTPVRQAVEVKAAVQPDIRDAFLCHAWADRKESAKELHDLLEAAGVKVWFSEKDLGLGVPMMRAIDKGLANSKVGLVLVTPAMLERLPKESVADKELSALLAGNRLVPIVHNTTYEALRNVSPLLASRSGLDTSEDSMAEIAEKIAELVAI encoded by the coding sequence ATGGCGAGATGTACTGCACCAGTGAGAGGGCATAGTTCAGCCGCAGCCGCAGCAAATTGTCCAGCATGTCGTTATAAAAGTCGCGGGTACGGTAGCTACAACGGTTATAGTTCTCCATATTCGTATTCCAGCGCTAGTAGCTATTCTAGTAGTAGTGGTGGTAGCTCCAGAAGCTCAAAACCTCGCTGGTCTAAACCCAGCTCTACAGTTTCCTATACTTCGTCTCAAATTCAATCCTTAACGCCTGTAAGGCAGGCGGTTGAAGTTAAAGCAGCTGTACAGCCTGATATTCGAGATGCATTTTTATGCCATGCGTGGGCTGATCGTAAAGAGTCAGCTAAGGAGTTACATGATTTACTTGAAGCTGCTGGTGTAAAAGTTTGGTTTAGTGAAAAAGATCTTGGCCTTGGTGTGCCAATGATGCGCGCCATCGACAAGGGCTTAGCAAATTCCAAAGTGGGACTTGTTCTGGTAACTCCCGCAATGCTTGAGCGTTTGCCCAAAGAAAGTGTTGCTGATAAAGAGCTATCTGCTTTACTGGCGGGAAACCGACTCGTTCCTATCGTGCACAATACGACGTATGAAGCTCTTCGTAACGTAAGCCCTTTGCTTGCGTCGAGGTCCGGTTTAGACACATCGGAAGATTCAATGGCTGAGATTGCTGAAAAAATCGCGGAGTTGGTAGCTATTTAA
- a CDS encoding DUF6262 family protein: MSEETRKVLLKALHELVSEGKKVSIKSVSDRAGLSHSVIYNRYPDLKCIIKDEQVKQAERLKRDENIAELERLKHKLSSVKRKTQKLEQEKSIEFPALLAHIQQVYSMYDQLAEEHVEALNRLRENKVTEK, from the coding sequence ATGAGTGAAGAAACTAGAAAAGTATTATTGAAAGCCTTACATGAACTAGTTAGTGAAGGCAAAAAAGTAAGTATCAAATCAGTTTCTGACCGAGCTGGTTTAAGTCACTCTGTCATATATAACCGTTATCCAGATTTGAAGTGCATAATTAAAGATGAGCAAGTTAAGCAAGCTGAACGACTAAAACGGGATGAGAATATAGCGGAGTTAGAAAGGCTAAAACATAAGCTATCTTCAGTTAAAAGAAAGACTCAAAAGCTTGAGCAAGAGAAGTCAATTGAATTTCCTGCTTTACTTGCCCATATTCAACAAGTGTATTCGATGTATGATCAATTGGCTGAAGAGCACGTTGAGGCTCTTAACAGATTGCGAGAAAATAAGGTAACTGAAAAATAA